A single Camarhynchus parvulus chromosome 5, STF_HiC, whole genome shotgun sequence DNA region contains:
- the ARL14EP gene encoding ARL14 effector protein, producing the protein MDPCSVGVQLQATNECHKIYYTRHTGLKTKQDISSSDLLLLQLRTGITLSENNTICFHHAKIYIERFEDLQKSCCDPFNIHRKLSKKNLRAIDLDDAAFLSAKFGRQFVPGWKLCPKCMQIINGSVDVEPEERQRRRLDPDGRTAKALKSLQFANPGRQTEFTPETSKREKRRQTKISVFNSDRQVIPAKSKVYDSQGLLLYSGMDLCDCLDEDCLGCFYACPKCGSNKCGTECRCDRKWLYEQIEIEGGEIIRNKHVG; encoded by the exons ATGGATCCTTGTTCAGTTGGAGTTCAGCTCCAGGCTACCAACGAGTGCCACAAGATCTATTACACCCGTCACACTGGcctcaaaaccaaacaagataTCTCTTCATCTGacctcctgctgcttcagctgagGACTGGGATAACCCTGTCAGAGAACAACACAATCTGCTTCCACCATGCCAAAATTTACATTGAGAGGTTTGAAGACTTACAAAAATCCTGTTGTGATCCCTTTAACATCCACAGAAAGCTATCAAAGAAAAACTTGCGAGCCATTGACTTGGACGATGCGGCTTTTCTGAGTGCCAAGTTTGGAAGGCAGTTTGTTCCTGGTTGGAAGCTTTGTCCCAAGTGTATGCAGATCATCAATGGAAGTGTGGATGTGGAACCTGAGGAGCGCCAGAGGAGAAGGCTGGATCCAGAT GGGCGTACAGCTAAGGCTTTAAAGTCTCTCCAGTTTGCTAACCCAGGACGACAGACTGAGTTCACTCCAGAGACcagtaaaagggaaaaaagaaggcaaacCAAAATCTCAGTGTTTAATTCAGACAG GCAAGTAATTCCAGCCAAGAGCAAGGTGTATgacagccaggggctgctgctgtaCAGCGGGATGGACCTGTGTGACTGCCTGGACGAGGATTGCCTGGGCTGCTTCTACGCCTGCCCCAAGTGCGGCTCCAACAAGTGCGGCACCGAGTGCCGCTGCGACCGCAAGTGGCTCTACGAGCAGATCGAGATCGAGGGCGGGGAGATCATCAGGAACAAGCACGTGGGCTAG